One Papaver somniferum cultivar HN1 chromosome 10, ASM357369v1, whole genome shotgun sequence genomic window carries:
- the LOC113317478 gene encoding cytochrome P450 89A2-like isoform X1: MESLWFIIIVITLSLCATLFNLLHKTPKRLPPGPVSIPFITSFQWLRKPREALEPTLRSLKEKYGPIITLSIGHQKSIFITNSSLAHQALIQHGAIFGDRPPASATTKIASSNQHTISDACYGPLWRLFRKNLTLQILHPSKIKSFSPARKWVLNIIKSSVQKESNSGKTPVLVVDHLRFGMFCLLVFLCFGEKLDEEKIRQVEYVQTNFLLGFTRSEILNFFPKLGKFIFKKKWGDFSKWRSDQEEVLIPLIRSRQEQMKRSSGEIHDEKSSLGFCYVDSLLNLELPDEGGRKLTENEMVSLCSEFVDAGTDTTSTALQWILSNLVKYRDIQSKLYDEIRKISDDCDDDEIQEEDLMKLPYLKAVVLEGLRRHPPAHFGLDHAVTQDVGLDGYVVPKEAIVNFMLAEIGWDPKIWGEDSMIFKPERFLNEDDGSLNEEMSDVTGNKAIKMIPFGAGRRMCPASGLAVLHLEYFVANLIKKFKWSPKAGDDIDLTEKREFTTVMKNPLWAHVSPRKQD; the protein is encoded by the coding sequence ATGGAATCTCTATGGTTCATAATAATCGTAATCACACTCTCCTTATGTGCAACTTTATTCAATCTTCTTCATAAAACTCCAAAAAGATTACCACCTGGTCCTGTTTCAATCCCCTTCATAACAAGTTTCCAATGGCTTAGGAAACCACGCGAAGCTTTAGAACCAACTCTCAGAAGTCTCAAAGAAAAATATGGACCAATCATAACTTTATCAATTGGtcatcagaaatcaattttcattACCAACTCAAGTTTAGCTCATCAAGCCTTAATTCAACATGGAGCAATTTTTGGTGATCGTCCACCAGCATCAGCGACAACCAAAATTGCTTCAAGTAATCAACATACTATAAGTGATGCTTGTTATGGTCCATTATGGAGATTATTTCGGAAAAATCTTacgcttcagattcttcatccatCAAAGATCAAATCATTTTCACCGGCTCGAAAATGGGTGTTGAATATAATCAAGTCAAGTGTACAGAAAGAATCAAATTCAGGGAAAACCCCTGTTCTTGTGGTTGATCATCTTCGATTTGGTATGTTTTGTTTACTTGTTTTTTTGTGTTTTGGAGAAAAACTTGATGAGGAAAAAATCAGACAAGTTGAATATGTGCAGACAAATTTCTTACTGGGGTTTACTAGATCTGAGATTCTAAACTTTTTTCCAAAATTAGGAAAATTTATTTTCAAGAAAAAATGGGGAGATTTTTCGAAGTGGAGAAGTGATCAAGAAGAGGTACTAATTCCTTTAATTAGATCAAGACAAGAACAAATGAAGAGAAGCAGTGGTGAAATTCATGATGAGAAATCTTCCTTAGGGTTCTGTTATGTTGATTCATTATTGAATCTTGAATTACCTGATGAAGGTGGAAGAAAACTGACTGAAAATGAAATGGTCAGTTTGTGTTCGGAGTTTGTTGATGCAGGTACTGATACTACATCAACAGCTTTACAGTGGATTCTGTCTAATTTAGTGAAGTACCGAGATATTCAATCCAAACTATATGATGAAATCAGAAAAATATCtgatgattgtgatgatgatgagatacaagaagaagatttgatgaaactgccatATTTGAAAGCTGTAGTTCTGGAGGGACTAAGAAGACATCCACCtgcccattttggtttagatcatGCAGTTACTCAAGATGTTGGGTTAGATGGATATGTTGTACCAAAAGAAGCTATTGTGAATTTCATGCTAGCAGAAATTGGGTGGGACCCAAAAATATGGGGGGAAGATTCAATGATTTTTAAACCTGAGAGATTTTTGAatgaagatgatggtagtttgaaTGAAGAAATGTCAGATGTAACAGGTAATAAAGCGATTAAGATGATACCATTTGGAGCTGGTAGAAGAATGTGTCCTGCTTCTGGTTTGGCAGTGCTTCATCTCGAGTATTTTGTTGCTAATCTCATCAAGAAATTCAAGTGGTCGCCTAAAGCAGGCGATGATATAGATTTGACGGAGAAAAGAGAGTTTACAACGGTCATGAAGAATCCATTGTGGGCTCATGTTTCTCCAAGGAAACAAGATTAG
- the LOC113317478 gene encoding cytochrome P450 89A2-like isoform X2, translating to MESLWFIIIVITLSLCATLFNLLHKTPKRLPPGPVSIPFITSFQWLRKPREALEPTLRSLKEKYGPIITLSIGHQKSIFITNSSLAHQALIQHGAIFGDRPPASATTKIASSNQHTISDACYGPLWRLFRKNLTLQILHPSKIKSFSPARKWVLNIIKSSVQKESNSGKTPVLVVDHLRFGKFIFKKKWGDFSKWRSDQEEVLIPLIRSRQEQMKRSSGEIHDEKSSLGFCYVDSLLNLELPDEGGRKLTENEMVSLCSEFVDAGTDTTSTALQWILSNLVKYRDIQSKLYDEIRKISDDCDDDEIQEEDLMKLPYLKAVVLEGLRRHPPAHFGLDHAVTQDVGLDGYVVPKEAIVNFMLAEIGWDPKIWGEDSMIFKPERFLNEDDGSLNEEMSDVTGNKAIKMIPFGAGRRMCPASGLAVLHLEYFVANLIKKFKWSPKAGDDIDLTEKREFTTVMKNPLWAHVSPRKQD from the exons ATGGAATCTCTATGGTTCATAATAATCGTAATCACACTCTCCTTATGTGCAACTTTATTCAATCTTCTTCATAAAACTCCAAAAAGATTACCACCTGGTCCTGTTTCAATCCCCTTCATAACAAGTTTCCAATGGCTTAGGAAACCACGCGAAGCTTTAGAACCAACTCTCAGAAGTCTCAAAGAAAAATATGGACCAATCATAACTTTATCAATTGGtcatcagaaatcaattttcattACCAACTCAAGTTTAGCTCATCAAGCCTTAATTCAACATGGAGCAATTTTTGGTGATCGTCCACCAGCATCAGCGACAACCAAAATTGCTTCAAGTAATCAACATACTATAAGTGATGCTTGTTATGGTCCATTATGGAGATTATTTCGGAAAAATCTTacgcttcagattcttcatccatCAAAGATCAAATCATTTTCACCGGCTCGAAAATGGGTGTTGAATATAATCAAGTCAAGTGTACAGAAAGAATCAAATTCAGGGAAAACCCCTGTTCTTGTGGTTGATCATCTTCGATTTG GAAAATTTATTTTCAAGAAAAAATGGGGAGATTTTTCGAAGTGGAGAAGTGATCAAGAAGAGGTACTAATTCCTTTAATTAGATCAAGACAAGAACAAATGAAGAGAAGCAGTGGTGAAATTCATGATGAGAAATCTTCCTTAGGGTTCTGTTATGTTGATTCATTATTGAATCTTGAATTACCTGATGAAGGTGGAAGAAAACTGACTGAAAATGAAATGGTCAGTTTGTGTTCGGAGTTTGTTGATGCAGGTACTGATACTACATCAACAGCTTTACAGTGGATTCTGTCTAATTTAGTGAAGTACCGAGATATTCAATCCAAACTATATGATGAAATCAGAAAAATATCtgatgattgtgatgatgatgagatacaagaagaagatttgatgaaactgccatATTTGAAAGCTGTAGTTCTGGAGGGACTAAGAAGACATCCACCtgcccattttggtttagatcatGCAGTTACTCAAGATGTTGGGTTAGATGGATATGTTGTACCAAAAGAAGCTATTGTGAATTTCATGCTAGCAGAAATTGGGTGGGACCCAAAAATATGGGGGGAAGATTCAATGATTTTTAAACCTGAGAGATTTTTGAatgaagatgatggtagtttgaaTGAAGAAATGTCAGATGTAACAGGTAATAAAGCGATTAAGATGATACCATTTGGAGCTGGTAGAAGAATGTGTCCTGCTTCTGGTTTGGCAGTGCTTCATCTCGAGTATTTTGTTGCTAATCTCATCAAGAAATTCAAGTGGTCGCCTAAAGCAGGCGATGATATAGATTTGACGGAGAAAAGAGAGTTTACAACGGTCATGAAGAATCCATTGTGGGCTCATGTTTCTCCAAGGAAACAAGATTAG